In one Juglans regia cultivar Chandler chromosome 11, Walnut 2.0, whole genome shotgun sequence genomic region, the following are encoded:
- the LOC109009607 gene encoding DDB1- and CUL4-associated factor homolog 1 isoform X1: MEATVDDQPQAEARAPTAESQPESQGEEDIEEEARNEDDELIAKAQKLMEKITFSPEKPSSFVLHALASLLETQESQYMEENGHSSTNGRASHNVGRLGNLVRENDDFFELISSKFLSETRYPPSIQAAAARLLLSCSLTWTYPHVFEEAVLENIKNWVIDDTARFPREDHNCKGKEASDYEMLKTYSTGILAVCLSSGGHVVEDVLTSGLSAKLMRYLRVRVLGEMSTSQKDAAHLTNGKIASGATCIRGRDEGKVRVRQAPETTYLDGSRIADERSLDDQSLERDQDRNIVLQGHGEECRINDGERPDAMDERVDAYEIDADGDNRRHSRELRDGKAKLEDFDENGRDDSSRRRANRGLARSRCKGRFNEGGPENEQALTSPGSGSRLGQGRSTRERSVSRHSDVKKLPDARKTFGRITSDALVVERDDNDDCFQECRVGSKDISDLVKKAVRAAEDEARTANAPAEAIKAAGDAAAEVVKSAAFEEFKTTKDEEAAVLAASRTASTVIDAANSIEVSRSSSSINNNSLNLNYTETEISEDVEEYFILDSESLAQLREKYCIQCLEILGEYVEVLGPVLHEKGVDVCLALLQRSSRNKEESKAAILLPDVMKLICALAAHRKFAALFVDRGGMQKLIAVPRVAQTFFGLSSCLFTIGSLQGIMERVCALPSDVVHQVVELAIQLLECPQDQARKNAALFFAAAFVFRAVLDAFDAQDCLQKLLGLLNDAALVRSGVNTGALSLSSSGSFRNDRSPAEVLTSSEKQIAYHTCVALRQYFRAHLLLLVDSIRPNKNNRSTARNTPSVRAAYKPLDISNEAMDAVFLQLQKDRKLGPAFVRTRWPAVEKFLSSNGHFTLLELCQALPVERYLHDLLQYALGVLHIVTLVPNSRKMIVNATLSNNRVGIAVILDAANSASSYVDPEIIQPALNVLVNLVCPPPAISNKPPILAQGLHSVSAPTSYGSGMENRDRNTERNVSDRAVNMSSQSDPRERNGESSVVDRGNATGVSTQYISSTSQTPVPTATSGLVGDRRISLGAGAGCAGLATQLELGYRQAREAVRANNGIKVLLHLLQPRVYSPPAALDCLRALACRVLLGLARDDTIAHILTKLQVGKKLSELIRDSGGQTCGTEQGRWQAELSQAAIELIAIVTNSGRASTLAATDAATPTLRRIERAAIAAATPITYHSRELLLLIHEHLQASGLGATAATLLKEAQLTPLLFLAAPSSLVHQTSAPEVPSIQLHWPSGRATCGFLTEKSKLTAQNEDTSLKCDSTVSSSKKNPLAFSPIFGIHSRNQLQSHDCQSVSVRRIFSTSKQPSVPAIASETSSESLPRPNFDTESQCKTPVVLPMKRKLSELKDVGLVSSPGKRLNTGEQGLRSPVCPTPSSGRKSNLLIDNIGLSTPSSIVRDQHWQSMPIGGLAGYMDDNQHGNTHMGQATPSSQLGILNDPQPSSTEQLTLDSIVVQYLKHQHRQCPAPITTLPPLSLLHPHVCPEPKRSLDAPSNVTGRLGTREFKSIYGGVHGNRRDRQFVYSRFRPWRTCRDDAGALLTCIDFLGDSSRLAVGSHSGELKIFDSNSNNVLESCTSHQSPLTSVQSYISGETQLVLSSSSQDVRLWDATSISGGPMHPFEGCKAASFSNSGSIFAALTVEPAPREILLYNIQTCQLESKLSDTSASSTGRGHVYSLIHFSPSDAMLLWNGVLWDRRVSGPVHRFDQFTDYGGGGFHPAGNEVIINSEVWDLRKFRLLRSVPSLDQMTVTFNARGDVIYAILRRNLEDVMSAVHTRRVKHPLFAAFRTVDAVNYSDIATIPVDRCVLDFATESTDSFVGLITMDDQEEMYSSGRVYEIGRRRPTDDDSDPDDAESEEEDEDDDDADVDPILGPDLDGDGESDADDLSNDDSVSELIDDDDDDDDDGDFMLEGGTGLLEIVTEGDEDDEDSELLESFSSDDEDDFVGNGFGY, translated from the exons ATGGAGGCGACCGTGGACGACCAACCGCAAGCAGAAGCTCGGGCTCCCACCGCAGAATCTCAGCCTGAGTCTCAAGGAGAAGAAGACATAGAAGAGGAAGCAAGGAACGAAGATGATGAGTTGATCGCGAAGGCTCAGAAGCTGATGGAGAAGATCACTTTTTCGCCTGAAAAACCTAGCTCCTTCGTCCTCCATGCCCTCGCCTCCCTTCTTGAAACACAAGAATCCCA ATACATGGAAGAGAATGGTCATTCATCCACTAACGGTCGTGCTTCACATAACGTTGGACGGCTTGGGAACCTAGTCCGG GAAAATGATGATTTCTTTGAATTGATATCTTCAAAGTTTTTATCAGAAACAAGATACCCACCCTCCATCCAGGCAGCTGCTGCAAGGCTTCTTTTAAGCTGCTCACTGACTTGGACT TATCCTCATGTTTTTGAAGAAGCCGTCTTAGAGAACATAAAAAATTGGGTGATTGATGACACTGCAAGATTTCCCCGTGAAGACCACAACTGCAAGGGCAAGGAGGCATCTGATTATGAAATGTTGAAGACTTATTCCACAGGAATTCTTGCCGTTTGTTTGTCTAG TGGTGGTCATGTAGTCGAAGATGTGTTGACATCTGGATTGTCTGCCAAGCTTATGCGCTATCTTCGGGTGCGTGTCCTTGGAGAGATGAGTACAAGCCAGAAAGATGCTGCTCATTTAACAAATGGTAAGATTGCATCCGGTGCTACTTGCATAAGAGGTAGGGACGAAGGCAAGGTTAGGGTTCGGCAGGCTCCGGAAACAACTTATTTAGATGGTTCAAGGATAGCGGATGAGAGATCCTTAGATGACCAAAGTCTTGAAAGGGATCAGGATAGAAACATTGTCCTGCAAGGACATGGAGAAGAATGCAGGATAAATGATGGAGAAAGACCTGATGCAATGGATGAAAGGGTTGATGCCTATGAGATAGATGCTGATGGCGACAATAGGAGGCATAGTCGAGAATTACGGGATGGGAAGGCAAAATTGGAAGATTTTGATGAGAATGGTAGAGATGACTCTTCAAGGCGCAGAGCAAATCGTGGATTGGCAAGATCAAGATGCAAGGGAAGGTTCAATGAAGGTGGCCCTGAGAATGAACAGGCTTTAACCTCACCAGGATCTGGTAGTCGATTGGGACAGGGGCGGAGTACAAGAGAGAGGAGTGTCTCAAGGCATTCAGATGTGAAAAAATTACCAGATGCTAGAAAGACTTTTGGCAGGATTACTTCTGATGCTTTGGTTGTCGAAAGGGACGATAACGATGACTGCTTTCAGGAATGCAGAGTTGGAAGTAAAGATATCTCCGATCTAGTAAAGAAAGCAGTTAGGGCTGCCGAAGATGAAGCAAGGACAGCCAATGCACCTGCAGAAGCTATCAAAGCAGCAGGTGATGCTGCTGCTGAAGTTGTCAAAAGTGCGGCTTTCGAG GAATTTAAAACTACTAAAGATGAAGAAGCTGCAGTCTTGGCTGCTTCCAGAACTGCATCCACTGTTATTGATGCTGCTAATTCAATCGAGGTTTCAAG GAGCTCTAGTAGCATCAATAATAATTCACTGAATCTAAATTACACAGAGACAGAAATTAGTGAGGATGTGGAAGAATATTTCATCCTGGACTCTGAATCTCTTGCACAGCTGAGGGAAAAATACTGTATTCAATGCCTTGAGATACTTGGAGAATATGTTGAAGTTCTTGGGCCTGTACTTCACGAGAAGGGTGTTGATGTCTGCCTTGCATTGTTGCAACGGAGTTCCAGAAACAAGGAGGAATCAAAGGCTGCAATTCTTTTGCCTGATGTAATGAAGCTAATCTGTGCGTTGGCAGCTCACCGAAAATTCGCTGCATTATTTGTGGATCGGGGTGGCATGCAGAAACTGATTGCTGTCCCTAGAGTTGCTCAAACCTTTTTTGGTCTTTCTTCCTGCCTGTTTACTATTGGTTCTCTCCAG GGAATAATGGAACGTGTGTGCGCTCTTCCCTCAGATGTTGTACACCAGGTGGTTGAGTTAGCTATTCAACTTCTTGAGTGCCCTCAAGACCAAGCTAGAAAAAATGCTGCCTTGTTTTTTGCTGCTGCATTTGTTTTCCGAGCAGTTCTTGATGCCTTTGATGCTCAGGACTGTTTACAAAAATTACTTGGGCTTCTAAATGATGCTGCCTTAGTTAGGTCTGGAGTAAATACTGGGGCGTTAAGTTTGTCCAGTTCAGGATCATTTCGAAATGATCGTTCACCTGCAGAAGTTCTGACATCATCAGAGAAGCAGATAGCTTATCATACCTGTGTTGCTTTGCGGCAATATTTTAGAGCTCACCTTCTTCTGCTGGTGGATTCAATCCGTCCAAATAAAAACAATCGAAGTACGGCGCGGAATACTCCAAGTGTAAGGGCAGCCTACAAGCCACTTGATATCAGTAATGAAGCTATGGATGCAGTGTTTCTGCAGTTACAAAAGGATCGAAAGCTGGGTCCTGCATTTGTAAGAACTCGTTGGCCTGCGGTTGAGAAGTTCTTGAGCTCTAATGGACACTTTACCTTGTTGGAATTGTGTCAG GCCCTCCCTGTTGAGCGCTATTTGCACGATTTGCTTCAATATGCATTGGGTGTGTTGCATATTGTTACATTAGTACCCAACAGCCGCAAGATGATTGTAAATGCCACATTAAGCAATAATCGTGTTGGTATAGCAGTCATTTTGGATGCAGCAAATAGTGCTAGTAGTTATGTGGACCCAGAG ATCATCCAACCAGCACTAAATGTGTTAGTAAATCTTGTTTGTCCTCCGCCTGCAATCAGCAATAAACCACCTATACTTGCACAAGGtctgcattctgtttctgctccaACCTCGTATGGTTCTGGGATGGAGAATAGAGACAGAAACACAGAACGTAATGTCTCTGATCGAGCTGTTAACATGTCTAGCCAGAGTGATCCAAGGGAGCGGAATGGGGAATCTAGTGTGGTAGATAGGGGAAATGCCACAGGAGTTAGTACCCAGTACATCAGTAGCACTTCACAAACTCCTGTTCCCACAGCTACTTCAGGACTGGTTGGAGATCGTAGAATATCTTTAGGTGCTGGTGCAGGTTGTGCTGGCCTTGCTACCCAATTGGAACTAGGATATCGTCAAGCAAGAGAGGCTGTACGTGCAAACAATGGTATAAAGGTCCTACTTCATCTCCTCCAGCCACGTGTATATTCACCTCCTGCTGCCCTTGATTGTCTTCGCGCTCTAGCTTGCCGTGTTCTGCTTGGTCTAGCCAGAGATGATACAATTGCACATATATTGACAAAGCTTCAG GTTGGAAAAAAGCTATCAGAACTAATTCGAGATTCAGGAGGCCAGACATGTGGAACTGAGCAAGGCAGGTGGCAAGCTGAACTTTCCCAGGCAGCAATTGAACTGATTGCA ATTGTGACAAATTCAGGGCGTGCAAGTACATTAGCAGCTACTGATGCTGCTACCCCTACTTTGAGGCGCATAGAAAGAGCAGCTATAGCTGCTGCTACTCCGATTACTTACCATTCCAG GGAACTTTTACTTCTAATCCATGAACACCTACAGGCGTCTGGTTTGGGTGCAACTGCTGCTACACTATTAAAAGAGGCTCAGTTGACTCCTTTGCTGTTCTTGGCGGCTCCATCATCTCTTGTGCACCAAACCTCTGCACCAGAAGTCCCCTCTATACAGCTCCATTGGCCCTCTGGTCGAGCCACTTGTGGATTTCTCACTGAAAAATCTAAACTCACTGCACAGAATGAGGATACAAGCCTGAAGTGCGATTCAACTGTAtcttcttcaaagaaaaatccattggcTTTCTCACCAATTTTTGGTATACACTCAAGAAATCAGTTGCAATCCCATGATTGCCAATCGGTATCTGTCAGGAGAATCTTCAGTACATCAAAGCAACCTTCTGTACCTGCAATTGCATCAGAAACTTCATCAGAGTCCTTGCCAAGACCTAATTTTGATACAGAATCTCAATGTAAGACTCCAGTTGTATTGCCGATGAAGCGAAAATTATCAGAGTTGAAGGATGTGGGTTTGGTTTCATCCCCCGGAAAGCGACTTAACACGGGTGAGCAAGGACTCCGGTCTCCAGTTTGTCCAACACCCAGTAGTGGCCGTAAAAGCAACCTGCTAATTGATAATATTGGACTGTCTACCCCAAGTTCTATTGTAAGAGATCAGCATTGGCAATCAATGCCAATTGGTGGCTTGGCAGGTTATATGGATGATAACCAACATGGCAACACCCATATGGGTCAGGCGACACCATCCTCTCAACTTGGGATTTTAAATGATCCTCAGCCCAGCAGCACAGAGCAGTTAACTCTAGACTCTATTGTTGTTCAATATCTGAAGCACCAGCATCGCCAATGCCCGGCCCCTATAACCACTCTTCCGCCACTCTCTCTCTTGCATCCACATGTTTGTCCTGAACCTAAACGAAGTCTTGATGCCCCATCAAATGTAACAGGCAGACTTGGTACACGTGAGTTCAAAAGTATATATGGTGGGGTACATGGAAATCGCAGGGATCGCCAGTTTGTTTACAGCAGATTCAGACCTTGGAGAACTTGTCGGGATGATGCTGGGGCACTTTTGACATGCATTGATTTTCTTGGGGACTCCTCTCGTCTTGCAGTTGGCAGCCACTCTGGAGAGCTCAAAATTTTTGATTCCAACAGCAACAATGTGCTGGAGAGTTGCACAAGCCACCAGTCTCCTTTGACATCTGTTCAATCATATATTTCTGGTGAGACACAGCTGGTGCTTTCATCGAGCTCCCAGGATGTAAGGTTGTGGGACGCAACTTCAATCTCAGGTGGACCAATGCATCCATTTGAAGGGTGTAAGGCTGCAAGTTTTAGCAATTCTGGAAGCATTTTTGCAGCCCTGACAGTAGAGCCTGCACCACGAGAAATTCTCCTCTACAATATCCAAACCTGCCAGCTGGAATCAAAGCTGTCAGACACGTCTGCAAGTTCTACAGGTCGGGGGCATGTTTATTCTCTCATACACTTCAGCCCTTCAGATGCTATGTTGCTATGGAATGGGGTATTGTGGGATCGGCGGGTTTCTGGCCCCGTTCATCGCTTTGATCAATTTACAGATTATGGAGGTGGTGGCTTTCATCCAGCTGGGAATGAG gTAATTATAAACTCGGAGGTCTGGGATCTCCGGAAGTTTAGGCTCCTCCGTAGTGTACCTTCATTGGATCAAATGACAGTAACTTTTAATGCACGCGGTGATGTGATTTATGCGATCCTTCGGAGAAATCTTGAGGATGTAATGTCTGCTGTTCACACACGTCGAGTCAAGCATCCTCTCTTTGCTGCTTTTCGCACGGTGGATGCAGTCAACTACTCTGACATTGCCACTATACCTGTAGATCGTTGTGTCCTTGACTTCGCAACAGAATCGACAGATTCCTTTGTAGGGTTGATTACAATGGATGATCAAGAAGAGATGTACTCTTCAGGAAGAGTTTATGAAATTGGTCGCAGAAGGCCAACGGATGACGATTCGGATCCTGATGATGCTGAGAGtgaggaggaagatgaggatgatgatgatgctgatGTAGACCCTATTCTAGGCCCAGATCTTGATGGGGATGGTGAAAGTGATGCAGATGATTTGAGTAACGATGATAGTGTTAGCGAGCTGATTGATGacgacgatgatgatgatgatgatggggatTTCATGCTGGAGGGTGGAACGGGATTACTAGAGATTGTGACAGAGGGtgatgaggatgatgaggaTAGTGAATTGCTTGAATCTTTCAGtagtgatgatgaggatgatttTGTGGGTAATGgttttggttattaa